Proteins co-encoded in one Microtus ochrogaster isolate Prairie Vole_2 unplaced genomic scaffold, MicOch1.0 UNK81, whole genome shotgun sequence genomic window:
- the Crtc1 gene encoding CREB-regulated transcription coactivator 1 isoform X1: protein MATSNNPRKFSEKIALHNQKQAEETAAFEEVMKDLSLTRAARLQLQKSQYLQLGPSRGQYYGGSLPNVNQIGSGSMDFSFQTPFQPSGLDTSRTTRHHGLVDRVYRERSRLGSPHRRPLSVDKHGRQADSCPYGTVYLSPPADTSWRRTNSDSALHQSTMAPTQVESFTGGSQDAQQKRVLLLTVPGMEETRSETDKTLPKQPWDSKKTGSRPKSCEVPGINIFPSAEQESTAALIPATHNTGGSLPDLTNTHFPSPLPTPLDPEEPPFPALTSSSSTGSLAHLGLSSTGQGVSTPSSSPQHRPAVISPLSLSTEARRQQAQQVSPTLSPLSPITQAVAMDTLSLEQQLPYAFFTQAGSQQPPPQPQPPPPPPPVSQQQPPPPQVSVGLPQGGPLLPSASLTRGPQLPPLSVTVPSTLPQSPAENPSQSPMGIDATSAPSLQYRTSAGSPANQSPTSPVSNQGFSPGSSPQHTSTLGSVFGDAYYEQQMTARQANALSRQLEQFNMLENAISPSSLYSPGSTLNYAQAAMMGLSGSHGGLQDPQQLSYTGHGGIPDIILTVTGESPPSLSKDLSSTLAGVSDVSFDSDHQFPLDELKIDPLTLDGLHMLNDPDMVLADPATEDTFRMDRL, encoded by the exons CTTCAACTGCAGAAGTCCCAGTACCTGCAGCTGGGCCCCAGCCGCGGCCAGTACTACGGCGGGTCCCTGCCCAACGTGAACCAGATTGGAAGTGGCAGCATGGATTTCTCCTTTCAG ACACCGTTTCAGCCCTCAGGCCTGGACACAAGTCGGACTACACGACACCATGGGCTTGTGGACAGAGTATATCGTGAGCGCAGCAGACTTGGCTCCCCACACCGCCGGCCCCTCTCAGTTGACAAGCATGGGCGACAG GCTGACAGCTGCCCCTATGGCACCGTGTACCTCTCGCCTCCTGCAGACACCAGCTGGAGGAG GACCAACTCTGACTCCGCCCTGCACCAGAGCACAATGGCCCCCACCCAGGTAGAGTCCTTCACAGGCGGGTCTCAGGACGCACAGCAGAAAAGAG TCTTACTACTCACTGTCCCAGGCATGGAGGAGACCCGGTCTGAGACGGACAAGACACTTCCTAAGCAGCCGTGGGACTCAAAGAAG ACGGGTTCCAGGCCCAAGTCCTGCGAGGTTCCTGGGATCAA catctTCCCATCTGCAGAGCAGGAGAGCACAGCAGCCCTGATCCCCGCTACCCACAACACAGGGGGCTCCCTCCCTGACCTCACCAACACCCAttttccctccccactcccgACGCCGCTGGATCCCGAGGAGCCCCCGTTCCCTGCTCTTACCAGCTCTAGCAGCACCGGCAGCCTTGCACATCTGGGCCTCAGCAGCACTGGTCAGG GTGTGAGCACCCCCAGCTCTTCTCCACAGCACCGGCCAGCAGTCATCAGCCCGCTGTCCCTGAGCACAGAGGCCAGGCGGCAGCAGGCCCAGCAGGTGTCACCCACCCTGTCCCCGCTGTCACCCATCACTCAG GCCGTGGCCATGGACACCCTGTCCCTGGAACAACAGCTGCCCTATGCCTTCTTCACCCAGGCTGGTTCTCAGCAGCCTCCCCCACAgccccagcctccacctcctcctccgcCTGTGTCgcagcagcagccaccacccCCACAGGTGTCCGTGGGCCTCCCCCAGGGTGGCCCACTGCTGCCCAGTGCCAGCCTGACAAGAGGGCCCCAGCTGCCACCGCTCTCAGTCACTGTCCCGTCCACTCTCCCCCAGtctcctgcagagaaccccagCCAGTCACCTATGGGGATCGACGCCACCTCG GCCCCGTCTCTGCAGTACCGCACGAGCGCAGGCTCACCCGCCAACCAGTCTcccacctctccagtctccaaTCAAGGCTTCTCCCCTGGAAGTTCCCCGCAA CACACATCCACCCTGGGCAGCGTGTTTGGGGACGCGTACTATGAGCAGCAGATGACAGCCAGGCAGGCCAATGCTCTGTCCCGCCAG CTGGAGCAGTTCAACATGCTGGAGAACGCCATCAGCCCCAGCAGCCTGTACAGCCCGGGCTCCACACTCAACTACGCCCAGGCCGCCATGATGGGTCTGAGCGGGAGCCATGGAGGCCTGCAGGACCCACAGCAGCTCAGCTACACGGGCCACGGCGGGATCCCTGACATCATCCTCACGG TGACAGGAGAGTCCCCCCCCAGCCTCTCTAAGGACCTGAGCAGCACACTGGCAGGGGTCAGTGATGTTAGCTTTGACTCAGACCATCAGTTCCCACTGGATGAACTGAAGATCGACCCTCTGACCCTGGACGGACTTCATATGTTGAATGACCCCGACATGGTCCTAGCCGACCCGGCCACCGAGGACACCTTCCGAATGGACCGCCTGTGA
- the Crtc1 gene encoding CREB-regulated transcription coactivator 1 isoform X2 yields MATSNNPRKFSEKIALHNQKQAEETAAFEEVMKDLSLTRAARLQLQKSQYLQLGPSRGQYYGGSLPNVNQIGSGSMDFSFQTPFQPSGLDTSRTTRHHGLVDRVYRERSRLGSPHRRPLSVDKHGRQADSCPYGTVYLSPPADTSWRRTNSDSALHQSTMAPTQVESFTGGSQDAQQKRVLLLTVPGMEETRSETDKTLPKQPWDSKKTGSRPKSCEVPGINIFPSAEQESTAALIPATHNTGGSLPDLTNTHFPSPLPTPLDPEEPPFPALTSSSSTGSLAHLGLSSTGQGVSTPSSSPQHRPAVISPLSLSTEARRQQAQQVSPTLSPLSPITQAVAMDTLSLEQQLPYAFFTQAGSQQPPPQPQPPPPPPPVSQQQPPPPQVSVGLPQGGPLLPSASLTRGPQLPPLSVTVPSTLPQSPAENPSQSPMGIDATSAPSLQYRTSAGSPANQSPTSPVSNQGFSPGSSPQLEQFNMLENAISPSSLYSPGSTLNYAQAAMMGLSGSHGGLQDPQQLSYTGHGGIPDIILTVTGESPPSLSKDLSSTLAGVSDVSFDSDHQFPLDELKIDPLTLDGLHMLNDPDMVLADPATEDTFRMDRL; encoded by the exons CTTCAACTGCAGAAGTCCCAGTACCTGCAGCTGGGCCCCAGCCGCGGCCAGTACTACGGCGGGTCCCTGCCCAACGTGAACCAGATTGGAAGTGGCAGCATGGATTTCTCCTTTCAG ACACCGTTTCAGCCCTCAGGCCTGGACACAAGTCGGACTACACGACACCATGGGCTTGTGGACAGAGTATATCGTGAGCGCAGCAGACTTGGCTCCCCACACCGCCGGCCCCTCTCAGTTGACAAGCATGGGCGACAG GCTGACAGCTGCCCCTATGGCACCGTGTACCTCTCGCCTCCTGCAGACACCAGCTGGAGGAG GACCAACTCTGACTCCGCCCTGCACCAGAGCACAATGGCCCCCACCCAGGTAGAGTCCTTCACAGGCGGGTCTCAGGACGCACAGCAGAAAAGAG TCTTACTACTCACTGTCCCAGGCATGGAGGAGACCCGGTCTGAGACGGACAAGACACTTCCTAAGCAGCCGTGGGACTCAAAGAAG ACGGGTTCCAGGCCCAAGTCCTGCGAGGTTCCTGGGATCAA catctTCCCATCTGCAGAGCAGGAGAGCACAGCAGCCCTGATCCCCGCTACCCACAACACAGGGGGCTCCCTCCCTGACCTCACCAACACCCAttttccctccccactcccgACGCCGCTGGATCCCGAGGAGCCCCCGTTCCCTGCTCTTACCAGCTCTAGCAGCACCGGCAGCCTTGCACATCTGGGCCTCAGCAGCACTGGTCAGG GTGTGAGCACCCCCAGCTCTTCTCCACAGCACCGGCCAGCAGTCATCAGCCCGCTGTCCCTGAGCACAGAGGCCAGGCGGCAGCAGGCCCAGCAGGTGTCACCCACCCTGTCCCCGCTGTCACCCATCACTCAG GCCGTGGCCATGGACACCCTGTCCCTGGAACAACAGCTGCCCTATGCCTTCTTCACCCAGGCTGGTTCTCAGCAGCCTCCCCCACAgccccagcctccacctcctcctccgcCTGTGTCgcagcagcagccaccacccCCACAGGTGTCCGTGGGCCTCCCCCAGGGTGGCCCACTGCTGCCCAGTGCCAGCCTGACAAGAGGGCCCCAGCTGCCACCGCTCTCAGTCACTGTCCCGTCCACTCTCCCCCAGtctcctgcagagaaccccagCCAGTCACCTATGGGGATCGACGCCACCTCG GCCCCGTCTCTGCAGTACCGCACGAGCGCAGGCTCACCCGCCAACCAGTCTcccacctctccagtctccaaTCAAGGCTTCTCCCCTGGAAGTTCCCCGCAA CTGGAGCAGTTCAACATGCTGGAGAACGCCATCAGCCCCAGCAGCCTGTACAGCCCGGGCTCCACACTCAACTACGCCCAGGCCGCCATGATGGGTCTGAGCGGGAGCCATGGAGGCCTGCAGGACCCACAGCAGCTCAGCTACACGGGCCACGGCGGGATCCCTGACATCATCCTCACGG TGACAGGAGAGTCCCCCCCCAGCCTCTCTAAGGACCTGAGCAGCACACTGGCAGGGGTCAGTGATGTTAGCTTTGACTCAGACCATCAGTTCCCACTGGATGAACTGAAGATCGACCCTCTGACCCTGGACGGACTTCATATGTTGAATGACCCCGACATGGTCCTAGCCGACCCGGCCACCGAGGACACCTTCCGAATGGACCGCCTGTGA